The Phycisphaerae bacterium genomic interval ACAGGGGAACGGAATTGGACCGCATGACCGCCCAGCGGGATCGACTGGCCGCGGAGAACGCCGACCTCAAGCGACAGCTGGCCTCGCAGCGCGAACTCGAGAGACCGCGGGACGGCGCCCTGGCCGAGGCTGAGGCAAAGGCCCGCCTGGAAACCGATGCCATTCGCAAGGAACTCGAGCAGGCCCTGGCCAACATCCGCCTGAGCCGCCAGCGGTGGGAGGACGACATTGCCTCCCGCCAAAGGACCATCGACATGCTCACCAGTGAGGTCGAGCGACTGCGACGCGAACTGCAGTCCGCCCGAGACAGCGAGCCCGCCAGCCGCCCTGAGTAGCCGGCACGGCCCACACCCATCGCACCCCCACCTTGATCATCTCAGCCGGACGACACGTTCAACTCCCGCGGCACGAGTTTGTCCCCCGACCAGTCCGCGGGTATGTTCGTGCACATGAATTCTGAGGTTCTCTTGCCGCGCGGCGTGATTTTCGACATGGATGGCGTCCTGCTGGACTCCGAGCCGTTCATCTGCAAGGCTGCGTGCATGATGTTCGCGGAGAGGGGCTTGACCGTCCAGCCCGATGATTTCAAGCCGTTTGTCGGAACAGGCGAGAACCGGTTCATCGGCGGCGTGGCCGAGAAGTACAACTTCCAGATCGATATTGAGGCGGTCAAGAAACGCACCTACGACATCTATCTCGAGATCATCAAGGGTCGGATCGAAGCCTTGCCGGGCGTGCATGCCTTCCTGGGTGCATGCCGCCGGGCCGGCAAGAAGCTCGCCCTGGCGACGAGCGCGGATGACGTCAAGGTCGAAGGCAACCTCCACGAGATCAAGCTTTCGATGAACACGTTTGACGCGGTCGTCACCGGCCTGAACATCGTGCACAAGAAGCCGCACCCGGAGATCTTCGTTACCGCAGCCCACAAGCTCGGGCTGAAGCCTCCTGAATGCCTGGTGGTCGAGGACGCGGTGAACGGCGTGGCGGCCGCCAAAGCTGCCGGCTCGCGATGCCTGGCCCTGACCACCAGCTTCACCCGCGAGCAACTCGCAGGGGCGGACTGGTTCGCTCCCAACCTGGCCGCGGCCCCAGCCGAAGTGCTTCGCTGGTCCGCGTGACCGTACTCCCGCATTGAGGAGCGATAGGAGCGCGACGGCGACGGCCAGCCATGCGCTGTCGCGGGCGACCGGATGGGTGGCCGTGGTCGACCTCCAGTCAGGCGTTTCCAGCGCCTCTCCGACGAGAAGCCTCCTCCACGAACCCTTCTGAACGACATAAATCCTTGCCATAAAAAGGATTAAACGGAAATGACATATGTATCAAACTAAAATAGTTAACTATCTCAAACTATTGATAGGCGTGTAGTGTCTATTCGGTTGGAGCCACGATCCAGACTCGCCAGCAGGTTGCCGGCGGATGCGATGCTCCGATGGTCCTCACGGAAGAGGAGACGACCCATGAGACTCATGAACCTGTGTATTGCGGGCGTGTTCGGGATGGCGGCGATGGTGCCGGCGGCCCTGGCGGCCTCGGCCGCCGCGTACTCCGTCGCAAGCCACGGGGGATCGGCCCAGGCCACGGCCAGTGCTACCGGAAACGCCCAGGCAACCTCCTATGCGGGGGCGACCCACGGTGGAACGGCGATCGCCAACTCCTCGGCTTCCGGCAACCGAAGGGGCTACGCAGCCAGCGACGCGGCCGCCGTGGCCGACCGTGGCACTGCGATCAGCGACTCCAAGGCCGATGCCCGAGGCAAGCATGGCGGCGACGCCATTGCGACCAGCCAGAGTGTATCCGGCGCTATCGGTGGCATGGCCCGG includes:
- a CDS encoding HAD-IA family hydrolase, translating into MNSEVLLPRGVIFDMDGVLLDSEPFICKAACMMFAERGLTVQPDDFKPFVGTGENRFIGGVAEKYNFQIDIEAVKKRTYDIYLEIIKGRIEALPGVHAFLGACRRAGKKLALATSADDVKVEGNLHEIKLSMNTFDAVVTGLNIVHKKPHPEIFVTAAHKLGLKPPECLVVEDAVNGVAAAKAAGSRCLALTTSFTREQLAGADWFAPNLAAAPAEVLRWSA